The Sphingobium aromaticiconvertens genome has a segment encoding these proteins:
- a CDS encoding Coq4 family protein: MNDAQIGDADRAYFNGNIKTIATESSVLVSSSRYLNHAGLRDLIAQEMLRRNGPDLPNTAYIPEVAQILHDLEDMGQVIGLFEAEKARLPRFREWLEKRSLSNFTIAELEHCQPGTLGEKIRDFMVNSGYQLDIFFQEVQVVNDFTFYLRQTALSHDIEHMVTGFGPNHGGEVALINANLHAKARYFRPEMHAFFSRIAFYLKAKTIMKDGLHYPQAMAINLEAEFVGSEQGRNWAYPIMLVDWRQYVDMQIEDIRKELNITPILPDGLWDATNRLCNEDDPHYGESLMEAAE, translated from the coding sequence ATGAACGATGCCCAGATCGGTGATGCCGACCGCGCCTATTTCAATGGCAATATCAAAACCATCGCCACCGAAAGCTCGGTGCTGGTCAGTTCCTCGCGCTATCTCAATCACGCAGGCCTGCGTGATCTGATCGCGCAGGAAATGTTGCGCCGCAACGGGCCGGACCTGCCCAATACCGCCTATATCCCGGAGGTGGCGCAGATCCTCCACGACCTTGAGGACATGGGCCAGGTGATCGGCCTGTTCGAGGCCGAAAAGGCACGCCTGCCGCGCTTCCGCGAATGGCTGGAAAAACGCAGCCTCTCGAACTTCACCATCGCCGAACTGGAACATTGCCAGCCCGGTACGCTGGGCGAGAAGATCCGTGATTTCATGGTCAACAGCGGCTACCAGCTCGACATATTCTTCCAGGAAGTGCAGGTGGTGAACGACTTCACTTTCTACCTGCGCCAGACCGCGCTAAGCCATGATATCGAGCATATGGTGACCGGCTTTGGCCCCAACCATGGCGGCGAAGTGGCGCTGATCAACGCCAACCTCCACGCCAAGGCCCGCTATTTCCGCCCGGAAATGCATGCCTTCTTCAGCCGCATCGCCTTCTACCTGAAGGCCAAGACGATCATGAAGGACGGGCTGCACTATCCCCAAGCGATGGCGATCAACCTCGAAGCGGAATTCGTCGGTTCGGAGCAGGGGCGCAACTGGGCTTACCCGATAATGCTGGTCGACTGGCGCCAATATGTCGACATGCAGATCGAGGACATCCGTAAAGAATTGAACATCACGCCGATCCTGCCCGACGGGCTGTGGGACGCGACCAATCGTCTCTGCAACGAAGACGACCCACATTATGGCGAGTCGCTGATGGAGGCGGCGGAATAA
- a CDS encoding D-aminoacylase gives MNDMLIRNGTVVDGTGAPAFKADVRLREGKIVEVAPDLTPQGEREFDATDCYVTPGFIESHTHYDGTMWWQPDLDPLPGYGATTMIMGNCGFSPAPLHKYMPAQREMIGIFSFFEDIPEGPFIQNLPWDWNTWSEYRASVERNVRVPLNYAAYVGHIAIRLAAMGVEAWDRAATPEEIARMAELLDDALAAGALGMSDNMHDHDGQNRPVPSLLADDAEFEALFDVMARYPHSCYQVIVDTFMRMTGPANLKRLEKLLAGRPIRVQIAGGIPTLDFQKPILPEMQASMQSMRDAGVDVWPGFAHVSPTSTLSLIKSLIFAQSNDYVWHEVVLADDFAEKARLLADPDWRARARESWDTQAWPHSPLRNPQELFLLDSENGTGPIGITLEDYATSRGLHRSDAMAEWILINGIRSTVHMAPFPKDEELTLELMRDPKSVGNISDAGAHLQMLCGGGENALLLTQYVRDEKRMTIEEAVNVMTGKIANHFSLNDRGVIAAGKRADIAVFNLNEVQRRDMEKAHDVPDGKGGTIWRFTRKPMPTRLTLVNGVPTFENGVYTGAKPGEFLSPGNDVAALAAAAE, from the coding sequence ATGAACGATATGCTGATCCGGAACGGCACCGTGGTCGATGGCACCGGCGCCCCCGCCTTCAAGGCTGACGTGCGTTTGCGCGAGGGCAAGATCGTGGAGGTGGCGCCCGATCTGACGCCGCAGGGCGAACGGGAGTTCGATGCGACCGATTGCTATGTCACCCCCGGCTTCATCGAAAGCCACACCCATTATGACGGCACGATGTGGTGGCAGCCCGACCTCGATCCCCTCCCGGGCTATGGCGCGACGACGATGATCATGGGCAATTGCGGCTTTTCGCCCGCGCCGCTGCACAAATATATGCCCGCCCAGCGCGAGATGATCGGCATCTTTTCGTTCTTCGAGGACATTCCCGAAGGTCCGTTCATCCAGAACCTGCCGTGGGACTGGAACACATGGTCGGAATATCGCGCGTCGGTGGAACGCAATGTGCGCGTGCCGCTAAATTATGCCGCCTATGTCGGCCACATCGCCATCCGTCTGGCCGCGATGGGCGTGGAGGCGTGGGACCGCGCCGCGACGCCCGAGGAAATCGCACGCATGGCCGAACTGCTCGACGATGCGCTGGCCGCAGGCGCGCTGGGCATGTCGGACAATATGCACGATCATGACGGCCAGAACCGGCCCGTCCCCTCGTTGCTGGCCGATGATGCCGAGTTCGAGGCGCTGTTCGACGTGATGGCCCGCTATCCCCATTCCTGCTATCAGGTGATCGTCGACACATTCATGCGGATGACCGGCCCGGCGAACCTCAAGCGGCTGGAAAAGCTGCTCGCCGGACGCCCGATCCGCGTGCAGATCGCCGGCGGCATCCCTACACTCGATTTCCAGAAGCCGATCCTGCCGGAAATGCAGGCCAGCATGCAGTCGATGCGCGATGCCGGGGTCGATGTGTGGCCGGGCTTCGCCCATGTATCTCCCACCTCGACCCTCAGCCTGATCAAGTCGCTGATCTTCGCCCAGTCGAACGACTATGTGTGGCACGAAGTGGTGCTGGCTGACGATTTCGCCGAGAAGGCTCGCCTGCTCGCCGATCCGGACTGGCGCGCCCGTGCGCGCGAAAGCTGGGACACCCAGGCATGGCCGCATTCGCCGCTGCGCAACCCGCAGGAATTGTTCCTGCTGGACAGCGAGAACGGCACCGGCCCGATCGGCATCACGCTGGAAGACTATGCCACCTCGCGCGGGTTGCACCGGTCGGACGCGATGGCCGAATGGATATTGATCAACGGCATCCGCTCTACCGTGCACATGGCGCCCTTTCCCAAGGACGAAGAGCTGACTCTGGAACTGATGCGCGATCCCAAGAGCGTGGGCAATATTTCGGACGCGGGCGCGCATTTGCAGATGCTGTGCGGCGGCGGCGAAAACGCGCTGTTGCTGACGCAATATGTCCGCGATGAAAAGCGCATGACGATCGAGGAAGCGGTCAATGTGATGACCGGCAAGATCGCCAATCACTTCAGCCTCAATGATCGCGGCGTGATCGCGGCGGGCAAGCGCGCCGATATTGCGGTGTTCAACCTCAACGAAGTGCAGCGGCGCGACATGGAAAAGGCGCACGACGTGCCCGATGGCAAGGGGGGCACGATCTGGCGCTTCACGCGCAAGCCGATGCCGACGCGCCTGACACTGGTCAACGGCGTGCCGACGTTCGAAAACGGGGTCTATACCGGCGCGAAACCGGGCGAATTCCTGTCCCCAGGCAACGATGTCGCCGCCCTTGCTGCGGCGGCCGAATAG
- a CDS encoding helix-turn-helix transcriptional regulator has protein sequence MRHESTSAGMLAVLRRHLRQEGWTSARLAHDLAIGEATAKRWLAGKGLTLDRLERLAALAGLTIADLAREAEEAPQGLAHELTLAQERALSTDIFLSFLFMAILGGIQPDEVMADFALPPRMMEIALLKLERLALIDRLRSGRARALVDRALVFRKTPLRALFEHQMKYSFFELDYAALETHYAAEVVKLSDVGAAQLAELIEKFRGEVQALSDRDRETTLLPRTWYGVLGVMRDLDLSSVRDAGWQAGS, from the coding sequence ATGCGACACGAATCCACAAGTGCCGGTATGCTGGCAGTGCTGCGCCGCCACTTGCGGCAAGAGGGGTGGACCTCGGCGCGGCTCGCCCACGATCTTGCCATCGGCGAAGCGACCGCGAAGCGCTGGCTGGCGGGCAAGGGATTGACGCTGGACCGGCTGGAACGCCTGGCGGCTCTTGCCGGGTTGACCATCGCCGATCTCGCGCGCGAAGCTGAGGAGGCACCGCAGGGTCTCGCGCACGAACTGACGCTGGCGCAGGAACGCGCGCTTTCTACCGATATTTTCCTGTCGTTCCTGTTCATGGCGATTCTCGGAGGGATTCAGCCCGATGAGGTCATGGCCGATTTTGCGCTGCCGCCGCGCATGATGGAAATCGCGCTGCTCAAGCTGGAGCGACTCGCGCTGATCGACCGGCTGCGCAGCGGACGGGCAAGGGCGCTGGTCGATCGCGCGCTGGTGTTTCGCAAAACGCCGCTGCGCGCTCTATTCGAGCATCAGATGAAATATTCGTTTTTCGAACTTGATTATGCGGCGCTCGAAACCCACTACGCGGCCGAAGTGGTCAAGCTGTCCGATGTTGGCGCCGCACAACTGGCCGAACTGATCGAGAAGTTTCGTGGTGAGGTGCAGGCGCTGTCGGACCGCGACCGTGAGACGACACTGCTTCCCCGCACATGGTATGGCGTATTGGGCGTGATGCGCGATCTCGACCTGTCGTCGGTCCGTGATGCCGGATGGCAGGCGGGGTCATAA
- the purU gene encoding formyltetrahydrofolate deformylase, whose product MTHDYILTLSCQDRPGLVAAVSALLFAQGGNILEAQQFDDRETGLFFMRVVFATDQSRDALEAAIGGLADQHQMICRLRAAQERQKVLILVSKFDHCLGDLLYRTRIGELNMEVVGIASNHPFSAHNPGLIGDAPFHHLPVTPDTKQAQEAQIKALVEASSADLVILARYMQILSDDLAAFLSGRCINIHHSFLPGFKGAKPYHQAHARGVKMIGATAHYVTSDLDEGPIIHQDVEAISHADAPENLVAKGRNIEQRVLARAVLYHLQERVLINGGKTVVFRD is encoded by the coding sequence ATGACGCATGACTATATCCTCACTTTGTCCTGCCAGGACCGCCCCGGACTGGTCGCGGCCGTCAGCGCGCTGTTGTTCGCCCAGGGTGGGAATATCCTTGAGGCGCAGCAGTTTGACGATCGCGAAACCGGCCTGTTCTTCATGCGCGTCGTCTTCGCGACCGACCAGTCGCGTGACGCGCTGGAGGCGGCGATCGGCGGCCTTGCCGATCAACATCAGATGATCTGCCGTCTGCGCGCCGCACAGGAGCGACAGAAGGTACTGATCCTGGTGTCGAAGTTCGACCATTGTCTTGGCGACCTTCTCTATCGCACCCGCATCGGCGAACTGAATATGGAAGTGGTCGGCATCGCCTCCAATCACCCGTTCAGCGCCCACAATCCCGGCCTGATCGGCGACGCGCCCTTTCACCACCTGCCCGTTACCCCGGACACCAAGCAGGCGCAGGAAGCGCAGATCAAGGCGCTGGTGGAGGCAAGCAGCGCCGATCTTGTCATCCTCGCCCGCTATATGCAGATATTGTCGGACGACCTCGCCGCCTTCCTTTCAGGCCGTTGCATCAATATCCACCACAGCTTCCTGCCGGGCTTCAAGGGCGCGAAACCCTATCATCAGGCCCATGCGCGCGGCGTGAAGATGATCGGCGCGACCGCTCATTATGTCACCAGCGACCTCGACGAAGGCCCGATCATCCATCAGGATGTCGAAGCGATCAGCCATGCGGATGCGCCGGAGAATCTGGTCGCCAAGGGTCGCAACATTGAACAACGCGTCCTCGCCCGAGCGGTTCTCTATCACTTGCAGGAACGCGTGCTCATCAACGGCGGCAAGACGGTGGTGTTCAGGGACTAA
- a CDS encoding IlvD/Edd family dehydratase → MTDAPTPAPSPSGRRFRSQDWFADPARSDMVALYLERFMNYGITPAESRSGRPIIGIAQTGSDLSPCNRIHVDLAKRVRDGIRDAGGIAMEFPVHPIFENCRRPTAALDRNLAYLGLVELLYGYPIDAVVLTTGCDKTTPSGIMAASTVDIPAIVLSGGPMLDGWHEGELVGSGTVIWRSRRKLAAGEISEEEFLERACDSAPSAGHCNTMGTASTMNAVAEALGLSLPGCAAIPAPYRERGQMAYETGRRIVEMAREDLRPSHILTRESFLNAIRVVSAIGGSSNAQPHVMAMARHAGVEINASDWTTHGYDLPLIVDMQPAGRFLGERFHRAGGVPSVMWKLMQAGVLDADCLTVTGRTLADTLSGREAKDREVIRPFAEPLREKAGLLVLAGNLFDFGIMKTSVISEEFRDRYLSRPGSEGVFEARAIVFEGGDDYHHRINDPSLAIDADCILVMRGAGPIGWPGSAEVVNMQPPDALIQQGIQWLPTLGDGRQSGTSDSPSILNCSPESAAGGGLSWLRTGDMIRIDINRGACNALVNADEIARRKVETPVEAPVSNTPWEELFREKTGQMADGAVLEMAVKYRGIANKTPRHNH, encoded by the coding sequence ATGACGGACGCCCCTACCCCCGCCCCCTCTCCGTCTGGTCGGCGGTTCCGGTCGCAGGACTGGTTCGCCGACCCCGCCCGGTCCGACATGGTGGCGCTCTATCTGGAGCGCTTCATGAATTACGGAATCACCCCGGCGGAATCGCGGTCGGGGCGTCCGATCATCGGCATTGCCCAGACGGGCAGCGACCTGTCCCCCTGCAACCGTATCCATGTCGACCTCGCCAAGCGGGTGCGCGACGGGATACGGGATGCGGGCGGAATCGCGATGGAATTTCCGGTCCATCCGATCTTTGAAAATTGCCGTCGGCCTACCGCCGCGCTGGACCGGAATCTGGCCTATCTGGGGCTGGTCGAGCTGCTGTACGGCTATCCGATCGACGCGGTGGTGCTGACCACCGGCTGCGACAAGACGACGCCATCGGGAATCATGGCCGCCTCCACCGTTGATATTCCCGCGATCGTCCTGTCGGGCGGGCCGATGCTGGATGGCTGGCATGAGGGCGAACTGGTGGGATCGGGCACGGTGATCTGGCGCAGCCGCCGGAAACTGGCGGCGGGCGAGATCAGCGAGGAGGAGTTTCTGGAACGCGCCTGCGACAGCGCGCCATCGGCGGGCCATTGCAACACCATGGGCACGGCGTCGACGATGAATGCGGTGGCCGAAGCACTGGGGCTGTCCCTGCCCGGTTGCGCCGCCATTCCCGCTCCTTATCGCGAGCGCGGCCAGATGGCCTATGAAACGGGCCGCCGGATCGTGGAGATGGCACGGGAGGATCTGCGCCCCTCGCACATCCTGACGCGCGAGAGCTTCCTGAACGCCATTCGCGTCGTCAGCGCGATCGGCGGGTCAAGCAACGCGCAACCGCATGTGATGGCGATGGCGCGTCATGCCGGGGTGGAGATCAATGCCTCCGACTGGACGACCCATGGCTATGACCTGCCGCTGATCGTGGACATGCAGCCCGCCGGGCGTTTCCTGGGCGAGCGGTTTCACCGGGCGGGCGGCGTCCCTTCGGTGATGTGGAAATTGATGCAGGCGGGCGTGCTGGACGCCGATTGCCTGACGGTGACGGGCAGGACGCTGGCCGATACTCTGAGTGGGCGCGAGGCGAAGGACCGCGAGGTCATCCGCCCCTTTGCAGAGCCACTGCGCGAAAAGGCCGGGCTCCTGGTGCTGGCGGGCAATCTGTTCGATTTCGGCATCATGAAAACCTCGGTTATCAGCGAGGAGTTTCGCGACCGCTATCTGTCGCGCCCCGGTTCGGAAGGCGTGTTCGAGGCGCGGGCGATCGTGTTCGAGGGCGGCGATGACTATCATCACCGGATCAACGATCCTTCGCTCGCCATCGACGCTGATTGCATATTGGTAATGCGCGGCGCGGGGCCGATCGGCTGGCCGGGGTCGGCGGAGGTCGTCAACATGCAGCCGCCAGATGCGTTGATCCAGCAGGGCATCCAGTGGCTGCCCACATTGGGCGACGGGCGGCAGTCGGGGACGTCGGACAGCCCCTCCATCCTCAACTGCTCGCCCGAAAGCGCCGCGGGAGGCGGGCTTTCATGGCTGCGGACCGGGGACATGATCCGCATCGACATCAACCGGGGGGCATGCAACGCACTGGTGAACGCAGACGAGATCGCGCGGCGCAAGGTGGAAACGCCGGTCGAGGCGCCTGTCAGCAATACGCCGTGGGAAGAGCTGTTCCGCGAGAAGACCGGGCAGATGGCCGATGGCGCGGTGCTGGAAATGGCGGTGAAATATCGCGGGATCGCCAATAAGACGCCGCGGCACAATCATTAG
- a CDS encoding aldehyde dehydrogenase (NADP(+)) yields MINGAILIGASEAQGDSRFDAVDPSTGKALDTSFSSAGTDSVEQACALADAAAIPFADLAPADRAAFLEKIADEIVAIGDDLIVRAMAESGLPRARLEGERGRTTGQLKLFATVLREGSWAARTIDPAQPDRQPLPRPDIRLRNISVGPVAVFGASNFPLAFSVAGGDTASALAAGSPVVVKGHPAHPGTGELVARAIQRAVAACGLPEGVFSYLPGTSNELGGALVADPRIKAVGFTGSRGGGLALMRIAAQRAEPIPVYAEMSSINPVILFPAALKARGAALAPAFIGSLTMGAGQFCTNPGLLIAIDGPDLDAFLAAAGEALTGSAAAQMLTPAIHDAYEKGVAALAAHNDVTQVARGVAGEGVNQAQGALFKTSAAQFLADKALGHEVFGSSSIVVTVKDMDEARSVIASLEGQLTATILLDAEDEPLAAQILPVLERKVGRILANGWPTGVEVCHAMVHGGPFPATSDGRTTSVGAKAIERFLRPVSYQALPASLVPAAIADGNPWTLPERVDGVLKLS; encoded by the coding sequence ATGATCAATGGCGCAATCCTCATCGGCGCGAGCGAAGCGCAGGGCGACAGCCGGTTCGATGCGGTCGATCCGTCCACGGGCAAGGCTCTGGACACCAGCTTCAGCAGCGCCGGGACCGACTCGGTCGAACAGGCGTGCGCGCTGGCCGACGCCGCCGCCATCCCCTTTGCCGACCTGGCGCCCGCCGATCGGGCAGCCTTTCTGGAAAAGATCGCGGACGAAATCGTCGCGATCGGCGACGATCTGATCGTGCGCGCCATGGCCGAAAGCGGCCTGCCCCGTGCGCGCCTTGAAGGGGAACGGGGGCGGACGACCGGGCAGTTGAAGCTGTTCGCCACCGTGCTGCGCGAAGGGAGCTGGGCCGCGCGGACAATCGACCCCGCCCAGCCCGATCGCCAGCCCCTGCCCCGCCCCGACATTCGCCTGCGCAATATCTCCGTAGGCCCGGTCGCGGTATTTGGTGCGAGCAACTTCCCTCTCGCCTTCTCGGTCGCAGGGGGTGACACGGCCTCGGCGCTGGCCGCTGGTTCGCCGGTGGTGGTGAAGGGGCATCCGGCGCATCCGGGCACTGGCGAACTGGTCGCCCGCGCCATCCAGCGCGCGGTTGCCGCCTGCGGTCTGCCAGAGGGCGTCTTCTCCTACCTGCCCGGCACCAGCAACGAGTTGGGCGGTGCGCTGGTCGCCGATCCACGGATCAAGGCGGTGGGCTTTACCGGATCGCGCGGCGGTGGTCTGGCGCTGATGCGGATTGCTGCGCAACGCGCCGAACCGATCCCGGTCTATGCCGAGATGAGCAGCATCAACCCGGTCATCCTGTTCCCCGCCGCCCTGAAAGCGCGCGGCGCGGCGCTGGCGCCTGCATTCATCGGGTCGCTGACCATGGGCGCGGGGCAGTTCTGCACCAATCCCGGCCTGCTGATCGCGATCGACGGCCCGGACCTCGATGCGTTCCTGGCAGCGGCTGGCGAAGCGCTGACGGGGAGCGCCGCGGCGCAGATGCTGACTCCCGCCATCCATGATGCGTATGAGAAGGGCGTGGCCGCGCTGGCGGCGCACAATGACGTGACGCAAGTGGCGCGCGGCGTGGCTGGCGAAGGCGTCAATCAGGCACAGGGCGCGCTGTTCAAGACGAGCGCTGCGCAGTTCCTGGCTGACAAGGCGCTGGGCCATGAGGTGTTCGGCTCCTCCTCGATCGTCGTGACGGTCAAGGACATGGACGAGGCCAGGAGCGTCATCGCATCGCTGGAAGGCCAGTTGACCGCGACAATCCTGCTGGACGCCGAGGACGAGCCGCTGGCCGCGCAGATCCTGCCCGTGCTGGAGCGCAAGGTCGGTCGTATTCTGGCCAATGGCTGGCCCACCGGTGTCGAGGTGTGCCACGCAATGGTCCATGGCGGGCCGTTCCCGGCGACCTCCGACGGGCGCACCACCTCGGTCGGCGCGAAGGCGATCGAGCGCTTCCTGCGCCCGGTCAGCTATCAGGCGCTGCCAGCATCGCTGGTGCCTGCCGCGATTGCAGACGGCAATCCCTGGACCCTGCCTGAGCGCGTCGATGGCGTGTTGAAGCTGTCTTGA
- a CDS encoding fumarylacetoacetate hydrolase family protein → MPGDFSFVSDLPSDWRAGRFVGRVLTQHGPSPMLIVDGIAHDMARVAPTVAQLMDQLPLDPADGIILGPLDSLALPLLSPVDLQCIKACGVTFALSAIERVIEERARGDAGAAADIRGRLEERVGSSIRAVVPGSPEAAALKAALIEDGLWSQYLEVAIGPDAEVFTKAPVLSTVGAGALIGIRSDSTWNNPEPEIVLIVDSRGQAVGATLGNDVNLRDFEGRSALLLGKAKDNNASCALGPLIRLFDNGYTIDDVRNADVTLTIDGPEGYRLEGISAMNQISRDPLDLVRQTLSEHHYPDGFVLFLGTLFAPVQDRDDPGRGFTHKVGDVVTIATPRLGRLTNQVTTSKEAPPWTMGLGAFMDNLAQRGLLAQKVDA, encoded by the coding sequence ATGCCGGGGGATTTTTCCTTTGTGAGCGATTTGCCGTCCGATTGGCGGGCAGGGCGCTTTGTGGGGCGGGTGCTGACGCAGCATGGGCCAAGCCCCATGCTGATCGTTGACGGCATCGCCCACGACATGGCGCGCGTCGCCCCCACGGTCGCCCAGTTGATGGACCAGCTTCCCCTCGATCCTGCCGATGGCATCATCCTTGGTCCGCTCGACAGCCTCGCCCTGCCGCTGCTCAGCCCCGTCGACCTGCAATGCATCAAGGCGTGTGGCGTGACCTTCGCCCTCTCGGCCATCGAACGGGTGATCGAGGAGCGCGCGCGCGGCGACGCAGGCGCGGCAGCGGACATTCGCGGACGGCTGGAGGAGCGTGTCGGTAGCTCGATCCGCGCCGTGGTTCCCGGCTCGCCCGAGGCGGCTGCGCTGAAAGCCGCGTTGATCGAGGACGGCCTCTGGTCGCAATATCTGGAGGTTGCGATCGGCCCGGATGCAGAAGTCTTTACCAAGGCTCCGGTGCTTTCCACCGTTGGCGCGGGCGCCCTGATCGGCATCCGCTCCGATTCCACCTGGAACAACCCCGAACCCGAAATCGTGCTGATCGTCGATTCTCGTGGGCAAGCGGTTGGCGCGACGCTGGGCAATGACGTCAACCTGCGCGATTTTGAAGGGCGCTCGGCCCTGTTGCTGGGCAAGGCGAAGGACAATAATGCCTCCTGCGCGCTTGGGCCGCTGATCCGTCTGTTCGACAATGGCTATACGATCGATGATGTGCGCAATGCGGACGTGACGCTGACCATCGACGGGCCGGAGGGCTATCGCCTCGAGGGCATCAGCGCGATGAACCAGATCAGCCGCGATCCGCTGGACCTCGTTCGCCAGACGCTCAGCGAACATCACTATCCCGACGGCTTCGTCCTGTTTCTGGGCACGCTCTTTGCCCCCGTGCAGGATCGTGACGATCCGGGGCGGGGCTTCACCCACAAGGTCGGCGACGTGGTGACGATCGCCACCCCGCGCCTCGGCCGCCTCACCAATCAGGTCACGACCTCCAAGGAGGCACCACCCTGGACGATGGGCCTTGGCGCCTTCATGGACAATCTCGCGCAGCGGGGCCTGCTCGCTCAGAAGGTGGATGCATGA
- a CDS encoding SDR family oxidoreductase yields the protein MSGRAIYPSLAGKRVFISGGGSGIGEGLVEGFVTQGAKVAFCDILDAAGRAVVDRLTAAAAHTPLFYPCDLRDIAAVQAMLVEAESALGGIDILVNNAANDDRHRVEDVTLDYWEERMAVNLRHLFFAAQAVVPALKRAGGGVILNFGSISWHLGLPELVLYQTAKAGIEGLTRGLARELGRDNIRVNTIVPGNVKTPRQEKWYTPEGEAEIVAAQCLDGRIAPADVAALALFLASDDAQMCTGHDYFVDAGWR from the coding sequence ATGAGCGGTCGCGCTATCTATCCCAGCCTTGCCGGCAAGCGGGTTTTCATCAGCGGTGGTGGCAGCGGCATCGGCGAAGGACTGGTCGAGGGTTTCGTCACGCAGGGCGCAAAGGTCGCCTTCTGCGACATCCTGGATGCGGCTGGCCGGGCCGTGGTCGATCGCCTGACTGCGGCTGCTGCTCACACTCCGCTCTTCTACCCCTGCGACCTGCGCGACATCGCCGCCGTACAGGCGATGCTGGTCGAGGCCGAAAGCGCGCTGGGCGGCATCGACATCCTCGTCAACAATGCGGCCAATGACGATCGCCACAGGGTCGAGGACGTCACGCTCGATTATTGGGAAGAGCGGATGGCGGTGAACCTGCGCCATCTCTTTTTCGCAGCGCAGGCGGTTGTCCCCGCACTCAAGCGCGCGGGCGGCGGCGTCATCCTCAATTTCGGGTCGATAAGCTGGCATCTGGGCCTGCCCGAACTGGTCCTCTACCAGACGGCCAAGGCGGGTATCGAGGGGCTGACGCGCGGTCTCGCCCGTGAACTGGGCCGCGACAACATCCGCGTCAACACCATCGTGCCGGGCAATGTAAAGACACCCCGCCAGGAAAAATGGTACACGCCGGAGGGGGAGGCGGAGATTGTCGCTGCCCAGTGCCTCGATGGCCGCATCGCCCCGGCGGACGTTGCCGCGCTGGCGCTGTTCCTTGCTTCGGACGACGCGCAAATGTGTACCGGCCATGATTATTTCGTCGATGCAGGCTGGCGCTGA
- a CDS encoding SMP-30/gluconolactonase/LRE family protein: MSHGPQSLLSLRATLGEGPVWVARDAALWFVDIKAPAIHRFDPALESLQSWTAPAQVGWIVPSADGLFLVGLQTGIHRFDPARGSFTLVHAPEADRPGNRLNDATVDGQGHIWFGSMDDAEAADTGRIYRFDDAGCTDGGFAPICITNGPAFSPDGGILYHTDTLGRTLWQSRVEEGRVLHDTRLFTMIEDGAGYPDGPTVDAEGCVWTGLFAGWGVRRYDPNGRLMETIAFPVANVTKIAFGGDDLATAYATSAAKGLSKEALTAQPLAGDLFAFDPGVRGLPGVIATA, translated from the coding sequence ATGAGCCACGGTCCCCAGAGCCTCCTCAGCCTTCGCGCGACATTGGGTGAGGGGCCGGTCTGGGTCGCGCGCGATGCCGCGCTCTGGTTTGTGGACATCAAGGCGCCTGCCATCCACCGTTTCGATCCCGCGCTGGAAAGCCTGCAAAGCTGGACCGCCCCCGCGCAGGTCGGCTGGATCGTCCCAAGCGCCGACGGCCTGTTCCTTGTCGGCCTCCAGACCGGCATCCACCGCTTCGATCCTGCGCGCGGCAGCTTCACATTGGTCCATGCGCCTGAAGCCGATCGGCCCGGCAATCGCCTGAACGATGCGACCGTCGATGGGCAGGGGCACATCTGGTTTGGATCGATGGATGACGCGGAAGCGGCTGACACCGGACGCATCTATCGCTTTGACGACGCGGGTTGCACCGACGGTGGCTTCGCCCCGATCTGCATCACCAATGGCCCCGCTTTCTCGCCCGATGGCGGCATCCTTTATCACACCGACACGCTGGGCCGCACACTCTGGCAAAGCCGGGTGGAGGAGGGGCGCGTTCTTCACGACACCCGGCTGTTCACGATGATAGAGGACGGCGCGGGCTATCCCGATGGTCCCACCGTCGATGCGGAAGGCTGCGTCTGGACCGGGCTGTTCGCGGGCTGGGGCGTGCGGCGCTACGATCCGAATGGCAGGCTGATGGAAACTATTGCCTTTCCGGTGGCAAATGTGACCAAGATTGCTTTTGGCGGGGACGATCTGGCAACTGCCTACGCCACTTCGGCGGCCAAGGGACTGTCGAAGGAAGCCTTGACGGCGCAACCGCTCGCGGGCGACTTGTTCGCCTTTGATCCGGGGGTGCGCGGTTTGCCGGGCGTGATCGCAACAGCATAA